The Mauremys reevesii isolate NIE-2019 linkage group 1, ASM1616193v1, whole genome shotgun sequence genome has a segment encoding these proteins:
- the LOC120395392 gene encoding olfactory receptor 51G2-like: protein MSSVNDTKFNSAVFLLTGIPGQEDVHRWISIPFCLMYVISILGNSVILFIIKTDRTLHDPMYIFLSMLAVTDLGISIATMPTTLGIFLFNSREISLDACFAQLFFIHSLSYIESSVLLMMAFDRFIAICNPLRYASILTTLRIARMGLFFVLRSVVLHIPLPFLLKRLRYCQANVLSHSYCLHQDVMKMACSDITVNSIYGLSIKLLTVGLDSLLIFLSYVMILKTVLSVTSHAECLRALNTCVSHLFAVLLFYTPEIGLSVIHRFGNSSSHLLQILLGYVYLLVPPLMNPIVYSVKNKHLRARIIRMFIK from the coding sequence ATGTCAtctgtcaatgacaccaaattcaactctgcagtgttccttctcactgggatACCGGGACAGGAAGACGTACATCGCTGGATCTCTATCCCCTTCTGCTTAATGTATGTTATTTCAATattaggaaattcagtcattctatttattataaaaacagatcGAACCCTTCATGACCCCATGTACATTTTTCTTTCCATGTTGGCTGTCACAGACCTTGGCATATCGATAGCCACCATGCCGACGACACTGGGCATATTCTTGTTTAACTCTAGGGAGATCAGCCTCGATGCCTGTTTTGCCCAGCTGTTCTTTATCCACTCACTATCATACATTGAATCTTCCGTGCTATTGatgatggcctttgaccgcttcatTGCGATCTGTAACCCACTGAGATATGCTTCCATCTTAACCACACTGAGAATAGCCAGGATGGGACTTTTCTTTGTGCTAAGATCGGTGGTCCTTCACATCCCACTTCCATTTCTCCTTAAACGGTTACGATACTGTCaagccaatgtcctctcccattcctactgtcTGCACCAGGATGTCATGAAGATGGCTTGTTCCGATATCACAGTCAACAGTATCTATGGCTTGTCTATTAAACTCTTAACGGTGGGGTTGGATTCATTGCTCATCTTtctctcttatgtgatgatcctcaaaacTGTGCTGAGTGTCACATCCCACGCGGAGTGCCTCAGGGCCCTGAATACCTGCGTCTCCCACTTGTTCGCCGTCCTGCTCTTCTACACACCAGAGATTGGCTTGTCTGTGATACACAGATTCGGGAACAGCTCTTCTCACTTGCTTCAGATACTCCTGGGCTACGTCTACCTGCTGGTCCCACCCCTGATGAACCCAATCGTGTACAGCGTGAAAAACAAACACCTTCGTGCAAGGATAATCAGGATGTTCATCAAGTGA